A genomic segment from Nicotiana tabacum cultivar K326 chromosome 7, ASM71507v2, whole genome shotgun sequence encodes:
- the LOC107792709 gene encoding putative serine/threonine-protein kinase WNK9 has translation MNGLSHTEPDFSEFVEVDPTGRYGRYNEILGKGASKTVYRAFDEYEGIEVAWNQVKLYDFLQSPEDLERLYCEIHLLKTLKHKNIMKFYTSWVDPSNRNINFVTEMFTSGTLRQYRLKHKRVNIRAVKRWCRQILNGLHYLHSHDPPVIHRDLKCDNIFINGNQGEVKIGDLGLAAILRKSHAAHCVGTPEFMAPEVYEEEYNELVDIYSFGMCILEMVTFEYPYSECTHPAQIYKKVISGKKPDSLYKVKDPEIRQFVEKCLATVSLRLSAKELLDDPFLRIDDIESDLRPTESRRELDYTNPLLRKPVPGLDYEGKSFGNGSYSGYCNDYGFDDLNEWASDPNEYEQTGIELFEYNEDEHDDHHADLDITIKGKRREDGSIFLRLRIADKEGRIRNIYFPFDIEYDTALTVATEMVSELDITDQDVTNIADMIDGEISKLEPDWKPGPGIEETPRFANSNLCRNCSSNNSSIGSFMNFLSKNPASQSLQFVECNGCAATHGRFEEVTYHSNSPRPIISTCSDDPASSSHINGVHYNLFKMNGFHHTEMWDRHESFECSSVGSEESHSLEDGEKLYPDPSTEGQKEAGSKSDLTSGAKILGRSLSNPRSLGEIPASSYETSEYEHEIEREMRWLKANYQIQLRELKDQHLGLPPKASKPPTGTSKRKKKAKNRKSCLETLLKSSDCGKNLSSESNGLVNKSCPSSVTPRARICEAIKGSPNVKDMVSTAKSFFTKTLLPNSLHRTTSLPVDAVNI, from the exons ATGAATGGTCTTTCACATACAGAACCAGATTTTTCTGAATTTGTTGAAGTTGATCCAACTGGTAGATATGGCAGA TACAATGAAATTCTTGGAAAAGGAGCTTCAAAGACTGT TTATAGAGCATTTGATGAATATGAAGGTATTGAAGTTGCGTGGAACCAAGTCAAGCTCTATGATTTCTTACAAAGTCCTGAAGATCTTGAAAGGCTCTACTGTGAAATTCATTTGCTCAAGACTTTGAAGCACAAAAATATCATGAAGTTCTATACTTCTTGGGTAGATCCTTCTAATAGGAACATCAATTTTGTTACTGAAATGTTCACTTCTGGAACTCTTAGACA GTATAGGCTGAAGCACAAAAGAGTCAACATTAGAGCAGTAAAGCGGTGGTGCAGACAGATCTTGAATGGGCTTCACTATCTTCATAGTCATGACCCCCCTGTAATTCATAGAGATCTTAAGTGTGATAACATCTTTATAAATGGAAACCAAGGGGAAGTCAAAATTGGAGATCTTGGTCTTGCTGCTATTCTGCGAAAATCGCACGCTGCTCATTGTGTTG GAACGCCTGAGTTCATGGCACCAGAAGTGTATGAGGAGGAATACAATGAGTTAGTTGACATATATTCTTTTGGGATGTGCATATTAGAAATGGTTACTTTTGAATACCCTTATAGTGAGTGCACTCATCCTGCTCAGATTTACAAGAAAGTGATCTCG GGGAAAAAACCAGACTCGTTGTACAAAGTGAAGGATCCTGAGATACGTCAatttgttgaaaaatgcttggccACCGTGTCTCTAAGGCTCTCAGCAAAAGAGCTTTTGGATGACCCTTTTCTCCGAATTGATGATATTGAATCAGATTTAAGACCTACGGAGTCCAGGAGAGAACTAGATTATACGAACCCTCTACTAAGGAAGCCTGTTCCTGGACTAGATTATGAAGGAAAATCTTTTGGTAATGGCTCCTACAGTGGATACTGCAATGATTATGGTTTTGATGATCTAAATGAATGGGCATCTGATCCAAATGAATATGAGCAAACTGGAATTGAACTTTTTGAGTATAACGAGGATGAACACGACGATCATCATGCAGATTTGGATATAACTATTAAAGGGAAGAGAAGGGAAGATGGTAGCATCTTTTTAAGACTCAGAATTGCAGACAAGGAAG GGCGTATAAGGAATATCTATTTCCCATTTGATATTGAATATGATACAGCATTAACTGTTGCAACTGAAATGGTGTCCGAATTGGATATAACTGATCAAGATGTTACAAACATAGCCGATATGATTGATGGTGAGATTTCCAAATTAGAACCCGACTGGAAGCCAGGGCCAGGAATAGAAGAAAcccctcgctttgcaaattctaaCTTATGTCGCAACTGTTCATCCAACAATTCCTCTATTGGTTCGTTCATGAATTTCCTGTCCAAAAATCCAGCTTCTCAGAGTTTGCAGTTCGTGGAATGCAACGGATGTGCTGCTACACATGGTCGGTTTGAAGAGGTTACATATCATTCCAACAGTCCTCGGCCTATTATTTCGACATGTTCTGATGATCCAGCATCGTCTAGCCATATTAATGGTGTCcattacaacttgttcaaaatgaATGGTTTCCATCACACAGAGATGTGGGATCGGCATGAAAGCTTTGAATGCAGTTCAGTGGGATCCGAGGAGAGTCATTCCCTTGAAGACGGTGAGAAGTTGTATCCTGACCCTTCAACAGAAGGTCAGAAAGAGGCTGGATCAAAGAGTGACCTTACATCAGGTGCAAAAATATTAGGCAGATCGTTGTCAAATCCCCGTTCTTTAGGTGAAATTCCTGCATCATCATATGAAACTTCAGAGTATGAGCACGAGATTGAGCGGGAAATGAGATGGCTCAAAGCAAACTACCAGATACAACTGAGGGAGCTAAAAGATCAACACTTAGGACTTCCACCGAAAGCTTCAAAACCTCCTACAGGTACctctaaaaggaaaaagaaagcaaagaaTAGGAAATCATGTCTTGAAACACTACTCAAATCTTCCGATTGTGGTAAGAACTTGAGCTCAGAATCGAATGGACTTGTCAATAAAAGCTGCCCCAGTTCGGTAACCCCAAGGGCCCGAATATGTGAGGCGATTAAAGGTTCGCCAAATGTCAAGGACATGGTTAGTACTGCAAAGAGTTTCTTCACCAAAACATTGCTTCCAAATTCACTTCACAGAACAACATCCTTACCGGTTGATGCTGTTAATATATAG